One genomic window of Halobellus limi includes the following:
- a CDS encoding DedA family protein — protein MQSLAVALQLDAMPPRLLALLESEWAYVALFGVFVLEGAMLMYFMPSELIVPGSLLLLGGDSLVPILAVAVLGATVGQYALFKVAQRGGREYLLAKSWFRIDESKLDRFDGWFERWGPVVVPVSNALLFTRGMLTVPAGFAEMDDRQFLALSALGTLVFEVALAGLYLYAGTLL, from the coding sequence ATGCAGTCGCTCGCGGTCGCCCTCCAGCTCGACGCGATGCCCCCCCGCCTACTGGCGCTCTTGGAGTCCGAGTGGGCCTACGTCGCGCTCTTCGGCGTCTTCGTCCTCGAGGGCGCGATGCTGATGTATTTCATGCCGAGCGAACTCATCGTCCCCGGGTCGCTCTTGCTTCTCGGCGGCGACTCGCTCGTTCCGATCCTCGCGGTCGCCGTCCTCGGGGCGACGGTCGGGCAGTACGCGCTGTTCAAGGTGGCCCAGCGCGGCGGCCGCGAGTACCTCCTCGCGAAGTCGTGGTTCCGGATCGACGAGTCCAAACTCGATCGGTTCGACGGCTGGTTCGAGCGGTGGGGGCCGGTCGTCGTCCCCGTGAGCAACGCGCTGCTGTTCACCCGGGGGATGCTCACCGTTCCGGCCGGCTTCGCCGAGATGGACGACCGGCAGTTCCTCGCGCTGTCGGCGCTGGGCACGCTCGTCTTCGAGGTCGCGCTCGCGGGACTGTACCTGTACGCCGGGACGCTGCTGTAG
- a CDS encoding Sjogren's syndrome/scleroderma autoantigen 1 family protein, translated as MSDFDEEAERERLREKYEKDEERRKETQQMSELLLKGATMTNRHCGECGSPIFRYQGQEFCPSCQRVTGGEAASGGETAESSPADADGSSAEPAPRADADTADRPSTNGTVAPDSTPEPDAADVDAAATAGGSAASPQQTRESGPETATDAGVGVSPKPGAMDDRSADSGVTPRRPSADAVGSSSATDDEPPAASERTAREALLRALTRHARLAEETGDPRQAKAHLAAAREAAEAVDELE; from the coding sequence GTGAGCGACTTCGACGAGGAAGCGGAGCGAGAGCGACTGCGCGAAAAGTACGAGAAGGACGAGGAGCGCCGCAAGGAGACCCAGCAGATGAGCGAACTGCTGTTGAAGGGCGCGACGATGACCAACCGGCACTGCGGCGAGTGCGGATCGCCGATCTTCCGCTACCAGGGCCAGGAGTTCTGTCCGAGCTGTCAGCGCGTCACCGGCGGGGAGGCGGCGTCGGGAGGCGAGACGGCGGAGTCGTCGCCGGCCGACGCCGACGGGTCGTCCGCAGAACCCGCACCGCGGGCGGACGCCGACACCGCCGATCGTCCGTCGACGAACGGGACGGTGGCGCCGGATTCGACGCCGGAGCCCGATGCGGCCGACGTCGACGCCGCGGCGACCGCGGGAGGCTCCGCCGCCTCTCCGCAGCAGACGCGGGAGTCGGGACCGGAGACGGCGACGGACGCGGGGGTCGGCGTCAGCCCGAAGCCGGGGGCGATGGACGATCGATCGGCCGACAGCGGTGTAACGCCGCGCAGGCCGTCGGCCGACGCCGTCGGGTCTTCGAGCGCGACGGACGACGAACCGCCGGCCGCGAGCGAACGGACGGCGCGGGAGGCGTTACTGCGGGCGCTGACCCGCCACGCGCGACTCGCGGAGGAGACGGGCGATCCGCGGCAGGCGAAGGCGCACCTCGCGGCCGCGAGGGAGGCCGCCGAAGCGGTCGACGAACTCGAATAG
- a CDS encoding S24/S26 family peptidase: protein MTDEKGNPNAPDRPDPARRDDGPSGETATDPGDGSDPVDDGSDRDGSGPTDRSGVADGEETARIPPGVADSRRRSDGRPRPQPGSRAADRDAGLLTRFRTAQSGPLLFIRETLYSALAVAAVGFLLFAISGVWPPMVAVESGSMEPEMSRGDLIFVTEPHRFTPEYAYGDTGVVTVDIGSEEGYRSFGGNGSVVIYDPPDRAGSPIIHRAHFYVEEGENWYDRANPDYMNANDCSQLSNCPAPHDGFITKGDANARYDQASNIAGPVRSEWIRGTARIRIPYLGYVRLKLAGAIAA, encoded by the coding sequence ATGACGGACGAAAAGGGGAACCCGAACGCGCCCGACCGTCCGGACCCGGCTCGGCGCGACGACGGACCGTCGGGCGAGACGGCGACGGACCCCGGCGACGGATCGGATCCGGTCGACGACGGATCGGATCGGGACGGGTCGGGACCGACTGACCGCTCCGGCGTCGCCGACGGTGAAGAGACGGCCCGGATCCCGCCCGGCGTCGCCGACTCCCGCCGCAGGTCCGACGGTCGCCCCCGACCGCAGCCCGGAAGCCGGGCCGCCGACCGCGACGCGGGTCTTCTGACGCGCTTTCGGACGGCACAGAGCGGGCCGCTGCTCTTCATCCGCGAGACGCTCTACAGCGCGCTCGCCGTCGCCGCCGTCGGCTTCCTCCTCTTCGCGATCAGCGGCGTCTGGCCCCCGATGGTCGCCGTCGAGAGCGGGAGTATGGAGCCGGAGATGTCCCGCGGCGACCTGATCTTCGTGACCGAGCCCCACCGGTTCACGCCGGAGTACGCCTACGGCGACACGGGCGTCGTGACGGTCGACATCGGAAGCGAGGAGGGCTACCGGAGCTTCGGCGGCAACGGCTCCGTGGTGATCTACGACCCCCCCGACCGCGCCGGCTCGCCGATCATCCACCGGGCGCACTTCTACGTCGAGGAGGGCGAGAACTGGTACGACCGGGCGAACCCCGACTATATGAACGCGAACGACTGCAGTCAGCTCTCGAACTGCCCCGCTCCGCACGACGGGTTCATCACGAAGGGCGACGCGAACGCGCGGTACGATCAGGCGAGCAACATCGCCGGCCCGGTTCGCTCCGAGTGGATCCGCGGGACCGCCCGGATCCGGATTCCCTACCTGGGGTACGTCCGGCTCAAGCTGGCCGGAGCGATCGCGGCCTGA